From Micromonospora nigra, one genomic window encodes:
- a CDS encoding cellulose binding domain-containing protein, with amino-acid sequence MLRRPLIHALVATLAAVPLALAALTTPAQPAAHAAAPARPAAAPVRVMPLGDSITGSPGCWRSILWNRLQATGHTNVDFVGTLGPQGCGQPHDGDNEGHGGYLVTNVANQNLLPGWLEATRPDVVLMHFGTNDVWSNIAPGTILSAYGRLVDQMRASNPAMKVLVAKIIPMAPGTCPECGPRVVALNDAIDGWAAAKTTTASPVVVVDQWTGFSTATDTYDGVHPNAAGDQKMSDRWYPALVAALDGATPTPTGSPTPSPTATPTPTTSPTPPPAGCTATYRLVNQWQGGFQGEVTVRNSGTAALSGWTARFTYADGQRITQAWNATVTQDGTTVTARNVGWNGTLAPGAQASFGFLASSAGTNTVPAVGCTAG; translated from the coding sequence ATGCTCCGAAGGCCCCTGATCCACGCCCTCGTCGCCACCCTGGCCGCGGTGCCCCTGGCCCTGGCCGCCCTGACCACCCCCGCGCAACCCGCCGCGCACGCCGCCGCGCCCGCGCGGCCCGCCGCCGCGCCGGTGCGCGTGATGCCGCTCGGCGACTCGATCACCGGCTCGCCGGGCTGCTGGCGGTCCATCCTGTGGAACCGACTCCAGGCCACCGGCCACACGAACGTCGACTTCGTCGGTACGCTCGGCCCGCAGGGTTGCGGGCAGCCGCACGACGGGGACAACGAGGGCCACGGCGGCTACCTCGTGACCAACGTGGCGAACCAGAACCTGCTGCCCGGCTGGCTGGAGGCCACCCGACCCGACGTGGTGCTGATGCACTTCGGCACCAACGACGTGTGGAGCAACATCGCGCCGGGCACGATCCTCTCGGCGTACGGCCGGCTGGTCGACCAGATGCGGGCCAGCAACCCGGCGATGAAGGTCCTCGTCGCGAAGATCATTCCGATGGCCCCGGGCACCTGCCCGGAGTGCGGCCCGCGGGTGGTGGCCCTCAACGACGCCATCGACGGCTGGGCGGCGGCCAAGACCACCACGGCCTCGCCGGTCGTGGTGGTCGACCAGTGGACCGGGTTCAGCACGGCCACCGACACCTACGACGGCGTGCACCCGAACGCGGCCGGCGACCAGAAGATGTCCGACCGGTGGTACCCCGCGCTGGTCGCCGCGCTCGACGGGGCCACACCCACCCCGACCGGCTCGCCCACCCCGTCACCGACCGCCACCCCGACGCCGACCACCAGTCCGACGCCGCCGCCGGCCGGATGCACCGCCACCTACCGGCTGGTCAACCAGTGGCAGGGCGGCTTCCAGGGCGAGGTCACCGTCCGCAACAGCGGCACCGCCGCGTTGTCCGGCTGGACCGCCCGGTTCACCTACGCCGACGGGCAACGGATCACCCAGGCCTGGAACGCCACGGTCACCCAGGACGGCACCACCGTCACCGCCCGCAACGTGGGCTGGAACGGCACCCTGGCACCCGGGGCGCAGGCCAGCTTCGGGTTCCTCGCCAGCAGCGCCGGCACCAACACCGTCCCGGCGGTGGGCTGCACGGCCGGCTGA